The following are from one region of the Streptomyces rubrogriseus genome:
- a CDS encoding MFS transporter: protein MPDTPRTTYAALFRTPGFSPLFLSSAANIAAQTVSGLALGTLVFRATESPLLSAVSMFGPALAQVLGATFFLSGADRLPPRATLAGLSLSFAAATAALALPGLPVWAMLLIVLVEGLIASLGGGVRWGLLTEILAKDGYLTGRSLFNMMSGLMQIAGYATGGVLVALLSPRLCLLLAAGLYGTSAALALRLTRRPPRISGRPSVRATWRANSLLWSARPRRHVYLALWVPNGLVVGCESLFVSYDPRAAGTLFACGALGMLAGDLTVGRLLPARLRPRLGIPLLALLAAPYLVLFLRPPLPLTAVLVGLASVGFGASLVQQERLVALTPDELSGHALGLHSAGMLTMQGLAAVLAGTVAQFTSPATAMSVMALASLTVTLTLTAASRRGAPDGGLLPTRAAVRSA, encoded by the coding sequence ATGCCGGACACACCCCGCACGACCTACGCGGCCCTCTTCCGCACCCCCGGGTTCAGCCCCCTCTTCCTCTCCTCCGCCGCCAACATCGCCGCCCAGACGGTGAGCGGGCTCGCGCTCGGCACCCTGGTGTTCCGGGCGACGGAATCACCACTGCTCTCCGCGGTCAGCATGTTCGGCCCGGCGCTCGCCCAGGTGCTGGGCGCCACCTTCTTCCTCTCCGGCGCCGACCGGCTGCCGCCCCGCGCGACGCTGGCGGGCCTCTCGCTCTCCTTCGCCGCCGCCACCGCGGCCCTCGCGCTGCCCGGCCTGCCGGTGTGGGCGATGCTCCTCATCGTGCTCGTCGAGGGGCTGATCGCCTCGCTCGGCGGCGGCGTCCGCTGGGGTCTGCTGACCGAGATCCTCGCCAAGGACGGCTATCTGACCGGGCGTTCGCTCTTCAACATGATGAGCGGCCTCATGCAGATCGCCGGATACGCGACCGGCGGCGTCCTGGTGGCCCTGCTGTCGCCGCGCCTGTGCCTGCTGCTCGCGGCCGGTCTGTACGGCACGTCGGCCGCCCTCGCCCTGCGGCTGACCCGCCGTCCGCCCCGGATCTCCGGCCGCCCCTCCGTCCGGGCCACGTGGCGGGCCAACTCCCTGCTCTGGTCGGCCCGTCCGCGCCGCCACGTGTACCTGGCCCTGTGGGTTCCCAACGGCCTCGTCGTGGGCTGCGAGTCGCTGTTCGTCTCCTACGACCCGCGCGCCGCGGGCACCCTGTTCGCCTGCGGGGCGCTGGGCATGCTCGCCGGGGACCTGACGGTCGGCCGGCTGCTGCCCGCCCGGCTGCGCCCGCGGCTCGGCATCCCGCTCCTGGCGCTGCTGGCCGCCCCGTACCTCGTCCTCTTCCTGCGTCCGCCGCTGCCGTTGACGGCCGTACTGGTCGGCCTGGCGTCGGTGGGCTTCGGCGCGAGCCTGGTGCAGCAGGAGCGCCTGGTCGCCCTGACCCCCGACGAACTCTCCGGGCACGCCCTCGGACTGCACTCCGCCGGGATGCTCACCATGCAGGGCCTGGCCGCGGTCCTGGCGGGCACGGTGGCCCAGTTCACCTCACCGGCGACGGCCATGTCCGTGATGGCGCTCGCCTCGCTCACGGTGACGCTCACGCTGACCGCGGCGAGCCGGCGGGGCGCGCCCGACGGGGGACTGCTGCCGACCCGGGCGGCGGTACGGTCCGCGTGA
- a CDS encoding ArsR/SmtB family transcription factor, with amino-acid sequence MGWWEINADTLARGRFVVSPLDETLACLKLLHAGIAGHPGERAWLDTHRPAHLRRMAADPVTALLVASGLGREWNADFLTPTPVEGQSFADGVARIRAARPEVARADLAVSLGGTLPAALDRDDLPERAAALLEQVWAEAVRPDWDRRRRVLEADVVARTAQVSRGGWATVLDALRPGTRWLGDNRLQINLNPYPPRELSGAELLLVPITAQRHGWVAWEEPERYAMVYPCAGALADDGARRVPAALGALLGPARAGVLTLLGTPMSTSQLVGVTGQGLGSVGRHLRVLLDAGLVERRRAGRSVLYSRTPAGEVLVEAGSEGRAGAPN; translated from the coding sequence ATGGGCTGGTGGGAGATCAACGCCGACACCCTCGCGCGCGGCCGTTTCGTCGTGTCCCCGCTCGACGAGACCCTCGCCTGTCTGAAGCTGCTGCACGCGGGGATCGCCGGGCATCCCGGTGAGCGGGCCTGGCTCGACACCCACCGGCCCGCCCATCTGCGCCGGATGGCGGCCGACCCGGTGACCGCACTGCTGGTCGCCTCCGGCCTGGGCCGGGAGTGGAACGCCGACTTCCTCACCCCCACCCCGGTCGAGGGCCAGAGCTTCGCGGACGGCGTCGCGCGGATCCGGGCGGCCCGCCCCGAGGTGGCACGCGCCGACCTGGCCGTCTCCCTGGGCGGGACGCTCCCGGCGGCCCTGGACCGCGACGACCTGCCGGAGCGGGCCGCCGCGCTCCTCGAGCAGGTCTGGGCCGAGGCGGTACGGCCGGACTGGGACCGGCGCCGCCGGGTGCTGGAGGCGGACGTCGTCGCACGGACCGCGCAGGTGAGCCGGGGCGGCTGGGCCACGGTGCTGGACGCCCTGCGACCCGGCACCCGCTGGCTGGGCGACAACCGGCTCCAGATCAACCTGAACCCGTACCCGCCGCGCGAGCTGTCCGGGGCCGAGCTGCTCCTCGTGCCGATCACCGCGCAGCGGCACGGCTGGGTGGCCTGGGAGGAACCGGAACGGTACGCGATGGTCTACCCGTGCGCGGGCGCCCTCGCGGACGACGGCGCCCGGCGCGTGCCCGCCGCCCTCGGCGCGCTGCTCGGCCCGGCCCGCGCGGGCGTGCTGACGCTGCTCGGCACCCCCATGAGCACCAGCCAGCTGGTCGGCGTGACCGGGCAGGGCCTCGGGTCGGTCGGACGGCACCTGCGGGTGCTGCTCGACGCGGGGCTGGTGGAGCGCCGCCGCGCGGGCCGCTCGGTGCTGTACTCACGGACACCGGCCGGGGAGGTCCTCGTCGAGGCGGGCAGCGAGGGGCGCGCCGGCGCGCCCAACTAG
- a CDS encoding glutathione peroxidase: protein MTSAPNTRNDDNDSLPLDVEIGALQGGAADLSQYAGRVVLVVNVASKCGLTPQYAGLERLHERYAEQGFTVLGVPCNQFMGQEPGSADEIAEFCSATYGVTFPMTEKAEVNGEGRHPLYDRLTGFADAEGHSGDIRWNFEKFLIGRDGKVAARFSPQTEPEAAEVVAAVEERLAG, encoded by the coding sequence ATGACTAGCGCACCGAACACGCGGAACGACGACAACGACAGCCTTCCCCTCGACGTCGAGATCGGCGCCCTCCAGGGCGGGGCCGCGGACCTCTCGCAGTACGCCGGCCGGGTCGTGCTGGTGGTCAACGTGGCCTCCAAGTGCGGGCTCACCCCGCAGTACGCCGGCCTGGAGCGGCTGCACGAGCGGTACGCGGAGCAGGGGTTCACCGTGCTGGGCGTGCCCTGCAACCAGTTCATGGGCCAGGAGCCGGGCAGCGCCGACGAGATCGCCGAGTTCTGCTCGGCGACCTACGGGGTCACCTTCCCGATGACCGAGAAGGCCGAGGTCAACGGCGAGGGGCGGCATCCGCTGTACGACCGGCTGACCGGCTTCGCGGACGCGGAGGGCCACAGCGGGGACATCCGCTGGAACTTCGAGAAGTTCCTGATCGGGCGGGACGGCAAGGTCGCCGCCCGCTTCTCGCCGCAGACCGAGCCGGAGGCGGCCGAGGTCGTGGCGGCCGTCGAGGAACGCCTCGCCGGTTGA
- a CDS encoding MerR family transcriptional regulator gives MDNGVDDYVGDELLTIGAFAARARLSAKALRLYDRLGLLAPAHVDEATGYRYYRAGQAESARLVALLRRLDMPLARIAEVVRADGDRAAGLLDGYWADVEARVAGQRTLVAYLRGRLSGRDSEVYGEFVVETVDVPEQVVISETRHTLASELPAWIGASLGRLEEAARGCGGVTAAPYVVYHSDVSMESDGPAESCVPVADAAAARAWSEERGRAWQTRVRVEPAGRLAYTRITKAQVAYPQILAAFGAVEEWIAAQGLTVAGPCREVYFADWEAAGPEDPVCDVAFPVS, from the coding sequence GTGGACAACGGCGTGGACGACTACGTGGGCGACGAGTTGCTGACCATCGGCGCGTTCGCCGCGCGGGCCCGGCTGTCGGCCAAGGCCCTGCGGCTGTACGACCGGCTGGGTCTGCTGGCGCCCGCCCACGTGGACGAGGCGACCGGCTACCGCTACTACCGGGCCGGGCAGGCCGAATCCGCCCGGCTCGTGGCCCTGCTGCGCCGGCTGGACATGCCGCTCGCGCGGATCGCCGAGGTGGTCCGCGCGGACGGCGACCGGGCGGCCGGTCTGCTCGACGGCTACTGGGCGGACGTGGAGGCCCGGGTGGCCGGTCAGCGCACGCTCGTCGCGTACCTCCGTGGACGACTGTCGGGAAGGGATTCCGAGGTGTACGGAGAGTTCGTGGTCGAGACGGTGGACGTGCCCGAGCAGGTGGTGATCAGCGAGACCCGGCACACGCTGGCGAGTGAGCTGCCGGCCTGGATCGGCGCCTCGCTGGGCCGCCTGGAGGAGGCTGCCCGGGGCTGCGGGGGTGTGACGGCGGCGCCGTACGTCGTCTACCACTCGGACGTGTCGATGGAGAGCGACGGCCCGGCCGAGTCCTGCGTGCCGGTCGCCGACGCGGCGGCGGCGCGGGCGTGGAGCGAGGAGCGGGGGCGGGCGTGGCAGACGCGGGTGCGGGTGGAGCCGGCCGGGCGGCTGGCCTACACCCGGATCACCAAGGCCCAGGTGGCGTATCCGCAGATCCTGGCCGCCTTCGGGGCGGTGGAGGAGTGGATCGCCGCGCAGGGCCTGACGGTGGCGGGGCCGTGCCGCGAGGTGTACTTCGCCGACTGGGAGGCCGCGGGTCCCGAGGACCCGGTGTGCGACGTGGCGTTCCCGGTGAGTTGA
- a CDS encoding DUF397 domain-containing protein produces the protein MAILQGAQESWTKSSYSGGNGACVEVRSPLVAALAVRDSKVTGGPVLAFPADAWTAFVTSVKE, from the coding sequence ATGGCAATTCTTCAGGGCGCCCAGGAATCGTGGACCAAGTCCTCCTACTCCGGAGGAAACGGCGCGTGCGTCGAAGTCAGGTCACCGCTCGTGGCGGCACTCGCCGTCCGCGACTCCAAGGTGACCGGCGGACCGGTCCTCGCGTTCCCCGCCGACGCGTGGACCGCCTTCGTGACCTCGGTCAAGGAGTAA
- a CDS encoding helix-turn-helix domain-containing protein produces the protein MASSVNPTVRRRRLGQELRRLRELKGMTAEEVAERLLVSQSKISRLENGRRSISQRDVRDLCGVYEVEDQRIVDSLMQMAKDSRQQGWWHAFGDIPYSVYIGLETDAESLRTYEPQIITGLLQTRPYAEALIQGALPETSVADVEKRVQVRIRRQERISAGHNPLRLWVVLDEASLRRVVGSRQVMREQLEHVAEMSQLPHITVQVLPFDVGAHPGINGQYSILEFADTADSSVVYIEGVTSDLYLEKAPDVQKYTVMYEHLRAQALNVEQSRQRIEDVAKEYAR, from the coding sequence GTGGCGTCGAGTGTCAATCCCACCGTAAGGCGGCGTCGGCTGGGCCAGGAGCTGCGCCGGCTCCGTGAGCTCAAGGGCATGACGGCCGAGGAGGTCGCCGAGCGGCTGCTGGTCTCCCAGTCGAAGATCAGCCGCCTGGAGAACGGCCGGCGCAGCATCAGCCAGCGGGACGTCCGCGACCTGTGCGGGGTCTACGAGGTCGAGGACCAGCGGATCGTCGACTCGCTGATGCAGATGGCGAAGGACTCGCGTCAGCAGGGCTGGTGGCACGCCTTCGGGGACATCCCGTACAGCGTCTACATCGGCCTGGAGACCGACGCGGAGTCGCTGCGGACCTACGAACCCCAGATCATCACCGGCCTGTTGCAGACCCGGCCCTATGCCGAGGCCCTCATCCAGGGCGCGTTGCCCGAGACGTCCGTCGCCGACGTGGAGAAACGGGTGCAGGTCCGCATACGGCGGCAGGAGCGCATCTCCGCCGGCCACAACCCGCTGCGGCTGTGGGTGGTCCTCGACGAGGCCAGCCTGCGCCGGGTGGTGGGCAGCAGGCAGGTGATGCGGGAGCAGCTGGAGCACGTCGCCGAGATGTCGCAGCTGCCGCACATCACCGTGCAGGTGCTGCCCTTCGACGTCGGGGCGCACCCCGGCATCAACGGCCAGTACTCCATCCTGGAGTTCGCCGACACGGCCGACTCCAGCGTGGTGTACATCGAGGGCGTGACCAGCGACCTGTACCTGGAGAAGGCGCCGGACGTGCAGAAGTACACGGTGATGTACGAGCACCTGCGGGCCCAGGCCCTGAACGTGGAGCAGTCGCGGCAGCGCATCGAGGACGTGGCGAAGGAGTACGCACGCTGA
- a CDS encoding GOLPH3/VPS74 family protein, producing MGRSRRTLPEELLLLALDPTTGTTAQPQSLDLGLAGAQLVELALAGRIAPDGDRIAVVAPRPTGDPTLDCALELLRRRGAPVRAVNWIGGPRLGLRQTYLSHLERCGMVHAVEGQMCGVLPTTRYQATDTAISREIKARLDSAIRTGVPPDPRTAALAALAHAVGLGKHLYPGNEGRSSRSRLRDLIRHDPMGGLVAHAVMDVQNGAAAQPRRSPAPAGRQAPGPGARPAPEPARGVPAQPRHGSMARAAVH from the coding sequence ATGGGCAGGAGCCGCAGAACACTTCCGGAGGAGCTTCTGCTGCTGGCGTTGGACCCGACCACGGGTACCACCGCACAGCCGCAGTCGCTCGACCTCGGTCTGGCCGGAGCACAGCTGGTGGAGCTGGCGCTGGCCGGACGGATAGCCCCAGACGGGGATCGTATCGCCGTGGTGGCCCCACGGCCGACAGGAGATCCAACACTGGACTGCGCGTTGGAGTTGCTGCGAAGGCGTGGCGCTCCGGTACGGGCGGTCAACTGGATTGGCGGACCCCGCCTGGGGCTGCGCCAGACCTATCTCTCGCATCTGGAGCGATGCGGCATGGTGCATGCCGTGGAGGGCCAGATGTGCGGGGTGTTGCCGACGACTCGCTACCAGGCGACGGACACGGCGATCAGCAGGGAGATCAAGGCCCGGCTGGACTCGGCGATCCGCACCGGCGTTCCGCCGGACCCGCGGACCGCGGCGCTCGCCGCGCTGGCCCACGCGGTCGGACTCGGCAAGCACCTCTACCCGGGCAACGAAGGACGCTCGTCGCGGTCCCGGCTGCGGGACCTCATCAGGCACGACCCCATGGGCGGTCTGGTGGCGCACGCGGTGATGGACGTCCAGAACGGCGCTGCGGCACAGCCACGCCGCAGCCCGGCCCCGGCCGGCCGCCAGGCCCCGGGACCGGGGGCCAGGCCCGCCCCGGAACCCGCCCGCGGCGTTCCGGCGCAACCGCGCCACGGATCCATGGCGCGGGCGGCGGTCCACTAG
- a CDS encoding serine hydrolase, with amino-acid sequence MEEASVAGESPDSSKQRESSEEPTSGSAGPVPEARTEASERRDPRLAVAREDAKRSAGTGTGSRGGVDTATRVLSVRESEPEREPESSGEDAAEASAAAPEGSEADDAAPAAGSDGRLRDAVAAWVATADERAAANARLEGSRDAAESPRDGDQDDQDTEAPEDAGDGLGHEAATPQDTERAEQAEQADGDAADGASGTGSDRGSDKGPDADVDAASAAGSASDGDEGSSAAADSAPGTDAEAGATPDSDSGTDAGPAPDVRPDREPKAAPEAKADPEPAPDAQAASGRDGDGDGDGDGDTDGGDPGTDADDGPPPVDQPTAVFKAPRPGKPAVDQPTTMLKLGDAASAAKKAEQKSGQESDAPARSEGDAERTSKFVALRNPDEPATRKPSESRTPPGDAPKASPAPRTGVTAARSHVGPDRTTQQPLPPKPPLDLLAELTNTPPPPETPLRTTVRRVKIWTPLVILLVIVFGVVQSMRPLPAPTLDLTAQDSFSFDGGKPQIPWPESGQAALDVQGIGSFGSSGDQKPVPIASVAKVMTAYLVLRDHPLKSGAEGPKIKIDQAAEDQSQAGQESTVDVFAGDSISQREALQAILIASANNVARLLARWDAGSEKAFVEKMNATAKDLGMTNTTYTDPSGLNNTTVSTAVDQVKLAKAAMKEPAFREVAAMMSYNDYKGENHGNWNQLVGHNGVVGIKTGTTTSALGNLVFAAKKEVGGETRTIVGAVVRQPDVGGGILDAALDASDELIRAAQDTLKSSTIIKKGSVVGYVDDGLGGRTPVVATQDVKAVGWGGLTVKLTFTADEVPHTAKAGTKVGTLTVGDGGTSGAVKVPVALGEDLVEPGFTDKLTRLG; translated from the coding sequence ATGGAGGAGGCATCGGTGGCGGGCGAGTCCCCCGACAGTTCGAAGCAGCGCGAGTCGTCGGAAGAACCGACGTCGGGGAGCGCGGGTCCGGTTCCCGAAGCCAGGACCGAGGCGAGCGAGCGGCGTGATCCGCGGCTGGCGGTGGCCCGGGAGGACGCGAAGCGCTCCGCGGGGACCGGTACCGGGTCCCGCGGTGGCGTCGACACGGCCACCCGCGTGTTGTCGGTCCGCGAGTCGGAGCCGGAACGGGAACCGGAGTCCTCCGGCGAGGACGCCGCCGAGGCGTCTGCCGCCGCTCCGGAGGGGTCCGAGGCCGATGACGCGGCACCCGCCGCCGGGAGCGACGGCCGGCTCAGGGACGCCGTCGCGGCCTGGGTGGCCACCGCGGACGAGCGCGCCGCCGCCAACGCGCGGCTCGAGGGCTCGCGGGACGCGGCGGAGTCGCCGCGGGACGGCGACCAGGACGACCAGGACACCGAGGCGCCCGAGGACGCCGGGGACGGGCTGGGCCATGAGGCCGCCACCCCGCAGGACACCGAAAGGGCCGAGCAGGCCGAGCAGGCCGACGGGGACGCCGCCGACGGCGCATCGGGCACGGGTTCCGACAGGGGCTCGGACAAGGGCCCCGACGCGGACGTGGACGCGGCCTCGGCCGCGGGCTCCGCATCGGACGGGGACGAGGGATCGTCCGCCGCAGCCGACTCGGCCCCGGGCACTGACGCCGAAGCCGGCGCCACCCCCGACTCGGACTCCGGCACGGACGCGGGTCCGGCCCCGGATGTGAGGCCGGACCGGGAGCCGAAGGCCGCCCCGGAAGCGAAGGCGGACCCCGAGCCGGCCCCCGACGCGCAGGCGGCGTCCGGCCGTGACGGCGACGGCGACGGCGACGGCGACGGCGACACAGACGGTGGCGACCCCGGCACCGACGCCGACGACGGCCCCCCGCCGGTCGATCAGCCCACCGCCGTGTTCAAGGCGCCGCGGCCGGGCAAGCCCGCCGTCGACCAGCCGACGACCATGCTGAAGCTGGGGGACGCCGCCTCCGCCGCCAAGAAGGCCGAGCAGAAGTCCGGGCAGGAGAGCGACGCCCCCGCACGGTCCGAGGGCGACGCCGAGCGGACCAGCAAGTTCGTGGCGTTGCGGAACCCGGACGAACCGGCGACCCGTAAGCCCTCGGAGTCCCGGACGCCTCCCGGCGACGCTCCGAAGGCGTCACCGGCGCCCCGTACGGGGGTGACCGCCGCCAGGTCGCACGTCGGGCCCGACCGGACCACCCAGCAGCCGCTGCCGCCCAAGCCGCCGCTGGACCTGCTGGCGGAGCTGACGAACACGCCGCCGCCGCCGGAGACCCCGCTGCGGACGACGGTGCGCCGGGTCAAGATCTGGACGCCGCTGGTCATCCTGCTGGTGATCGTCTTCGGCGTCGTGCAGTCCATGCGCCCGCTGCCCGCGCCGACCCTCGACCTCACGGCGCAGGACAGCTTCTCGTTCGACGGCGGCAAGCCGCAGATCCCGTGGCCCGAGAGCGGTCAGGCCGCGCTCGACGTGCAGGGCATCGGCTCGTTCGGTTCGTCCGGCGACCAGAAGCCCGTGCCGATCGCGAGCGTGGCCAAGGTCATGACCGCGTACCTCGTCCTGCGCGACCACCCGCTCAAGAGCGGCGCCGAGGGCCCGAAGATCAAGATCGACCAGGCGGCGGAGGACCAGTCCCAGGCCGGTCAGGAGTCGACGGTCGACGTCTTCGCGGGCGACTCGATCTCCCAGCGCGAGGCCCTGCAGGCCATCCTGATCGCGTCCGCGAACAACGTGGCGCGTCTCCTCGCCCGCTGGGACGCGGGGTCGGAGAAGGCGTTCGTGGAGAAGATGAACGCCACCGCCAAGGACCTCGGCATGACCAACACCACGTACACCGACCCGTCGGGGCTGAACAACACGACGGTGAGCACGGCCGTGGACCAGGTGAAGCTGGCCAAGGCCGCGATGAAGGAGCCCGCCTTCCGCGAGGTCGCGGCGATGATGTCGTACAACGACTACAAGGGCGAGAACCACGGCAACTGGAACCAGCTGGTCGGTCACAACGGAGTCGTCGGCATCAAGACCGGCACCACCACCTCCGCGCTCGGCAACCTCGTCTTCGCGGCGAAGAAGGAGGTCGGCGGCGAGACCCGGACCATCGTCGGAGCCGTGGTGCGCCAGCCGGACGTCGGCGGGGGCATCCTCGACGCGGCGCTGGACGCGAGCGACGAGTTGATCCGGGCGGCGCAGGACACCCTGAAGTCGTCGACGATCATCAAGAAGGGCAGCGTCGTCGGGTACGTCGACGACGGCCTCGGCGGCCGGACGCCGGTCGTCGCCACGCAGGACGTCAAGGCGGTCGGCTGGGGCGGGCTGACCGTGAAGCTGACGTTCACCGCGGACGAGGTGCCGCACACGGCGAAGGCCGGGACCAAGGTGGGCACCCTCACGGTCGGCGACGGCGGTACCAGCGGCGCGGTGAAGGTGCCGGTGGCCCTGGGCGAGGACCTCGTCGAACCGGGGTTCACGGACAAGCTGACCCGGCTGGGCTGA
- a CDS encoding MFS transporter, producing the protein MATAEPTRADDADPGSGADPRPRVPAPRRDDGESRTAGRRPPAEPEAPSAVNAAFLALRERMLRHPVLSVTALAGVLHIAWFFTFANSGGDLAAQDAWAEFVGRHPASAYNLAWYGGMHPVSYSVISPYLMSVLGVRTTMMIAGTVSAGLLTMVLIRSRVVRNPLWASLAGLFALLGNAVSGRVTFGLGMMFGLGAVAAVFCWPHRWRHERWAKGLCAAPLAALSTMASPVSGLFVGLVAVALFLQKRRPGAWALGVAPSVVVALSAVLFPFSGTQPMGFGSTVLPIVYSGLIYWLVPSTWKTVRITTAVYGLSVLLVWLISSQIGSNITRLPMLFAGVALVAALPFTVVKSRKWYALVVSIVGFVVWIGFKSADDAVHTQPAASWARELAPLVNELQEVGAGRGRVEAVPARSHREASALAPYVNLARGWTRQADMERNPLFYDDTLNSANYHEWLKRWAVHYVVLPKGEPDGDGGKRERELLQRGLPYLKQIWGDANWQLFQVLDPTPLAEPDAVVQRAEQDEWTIDVKEPGRILIRMPYSPWLSLVDEEGNKLEPPRETEASKDAPDGTPKTYDNVNGCLTETEETADGDVWTTLVAPEAGTYRLSAPYGLKRGTPCPDELK; encoded by the coding sequence GTGGCCACTGCGGAGCCGACACGCGCCGACGACGCCGATCCGGGTTCGGGAGCCGACCCGCGACCACGCGTACCCGCGCCCCGCAGGGACGACGGTGAGTCCCGGACTGCCGGGCGGCGGCCGCCCGCCGAGCCGGAAGCGCCCTCGGCGGTGAACGCCGCCTTCCTGGCCCTGCGCGAGCGCATGCTGCGCCATCCGGTGCTGTCCGTGACCGCCCTGGCCGGGGTGCTCCACATAGCGTGGTTCTTCACCTTCGCGAACAGTGGCGGCGACCTGGCGGCGCAGGACGCGTGGGCCGAGTTCGTCGGCCGGCACCCGGCCTCGGCGTACAACCTCGCCTGGTACGGCGGCATGCACCCGGTGTCGTACAGCGTGATCTCGCCGTACCTGATGTCGGTGCTCGGCGTGCGCACCACGATGATGATCGCGGGCACGGTGTCGGCCGGGCTGCTGACGATGGTCCTGATCCGCAGCCGGGTGGTCCGCAATCCGCTGTGGGCCTCGCTGGCGGGGCTCTTCGCGCTGCTGGGCAACGCGGTGTCGGGGCGGGTGACGTTCGGGCTCGGCATGATGTTCGGACTCGGCGCGGTCGCCGCGGTGTTCTGCTGGCCCCACCGGTGGCGGCACGAGCGCTGGGCCAAGGGGCTGTGCGCGGCGCCGCTGGCCGCGCTGTCCACGATGGCCTCGCCGGTCTCGGGGCTGTTCGTGGGCCTGGTGGCGGTCGCCCTGTTCCTGCAGAAGCGCCGCCCGGGGGCCTGGGCGCTGGGCGTGGCCCCGAGCGTGGTCGTCGCGCTGTCGGCGGTGCTGTTCCCCTTCTCCGGCACGCAGCCGATGGGGTTCGGCTCAACGGTGCTGCCGATCGTGTACTCGGGCCTGATCTACTGGCTGGTGCCGAGCACCTGGAAGACGGTGCGGATCACGACGGCGGTCTACGGCCTGTCCGTGCTGCTGGTCTGGCTGATCAGCTCGCAGATCGGCTCCAACATCACGCGCCTGCCGATGCTCTTCGCCGGGGTGGCGCTGGTCGCGGCGCTGCCGTTCACGGTGGTGAAGTCGCGCAAGTGGTACGCGCTGGTGGTCTCGATCGTCGGCTTCGTGGTCTGGATCGGCTTCAAGTCGGCCGACGACGCCGTCCACACCCAGCCCGCCGCCTCCTGGGCGCGCGAGCTGGCGCCGCTCGTCAACGAGCTCCAGGAGGTCGGCGCGGGGCGGGGCCGGGTGGAGGCCGTGCCGGCCCGCTCCCACCGGGAGGCGTCGGCGCTGGCGCCGTACGTGAACCTGGCCCGCGGCTGGACCCGCCAGGCCGACATGGAGCGCAACCCGCTCTTCTACGACGACACGCTCAACTCGGCGAACTACCACGAGTGGCTGAAGCGCTGGGCGGTGCACTACGTGGTGCTGCCCAAGGGCGAGCCGGACGGCGACGGCGGCAAGCGCGAGCGGGAGCTGCTGCAGCGGGGCCTGCCGTACCTGAAGCAGATCTGGGGCGACGCCAACTGGCAGCTGTTCCAGGTGCTCGACCCGACGCCGCTGGCCGAACCCGACGCCGTCGTCCAGCGGGCCGAGCAGGACGAGTGGACCATCGACGTGAAGGAGCCCGGCCGCATCCTGATCCGGATGCCGTACTCGCCGTGGCTGAGCCTCGTCGACGAGGAGGGCAACAAGCTCGAGCCGCCCCGGGAGACGGAGGCCTCCAAGGACGCCCCCGACGGCACGCCGAAGACGTACGACAACGTCAACGGCTGTCTGACGGAGACCGAGGAGACCGCCGACGGCGACGTGTGGACGACGCTCGTCGCGCCCGAGGCGGGCACGTACCGGCTGTCGGCGCCGTACGGCCTGAAGCGGGGCACGCCGTGCCCGGACGAGCTGAAGTAG